A single window of Thermodesulfobacteriota bacterium DNA harbors:
- a CDS encoding cytochrome c, with protein sequence MQKNFLLALALTMAIPGQALGQAEGAKVFERCVPCHRGNGAGMVGMYPPLVAHAPEIVSGDRSYIIKVLLYGLQGKIAIKSQKIKYDGTMPEFYSLGDEEAAAVLNYILTSWGNDKLLPKDFKPISADEVKAQRGKNLTGKQVHRLREELKLAE encoded by the coding sequence ATGCAAAAAAATTTCCTGCTGGCATTGGCGCTGACGATGGCGATCCCCGGCCAGGCACTGGGCCAGGCGGAAGGAGCGAAGGTCTTCGAGCGTTGCGTCCCCTGCCACAGGGGTAACGGCGCCGGAATGGTCGGGATGTACCCGCCTCTGGTGGCGCATGCCCCCGAGATCGTATCGGGCGACCGGTCCTACATCATAAAGGTCCTGCTGTACGGGCTGCAGGGCAAGATCGCCATCAAGAGCCAGAAGATAAAGTACGACGGGACGATGCCCGAATTCTACTCGCTCGGCGATGAAGAGGCCGCCGCGGTCCTCAACTACATCCTCACGAGCTGGGGGAACGACAAGCTGCTGCCGAAGGATTTCAAGCCGATCTCCGCGGACGAGGTCAAGGCCCAGCGCGGGAAGAATCTCACCGGGAAGCAGGTCCATCGTCTCCGGGAGGAATTGAAGCTGGCGGAATAG